A genomic segment from Legionella micdadei encodes:
- a CDS encoding dodecin, which translates to MSNQVYQIVELVGTSEDGIEEAINNAIAKAAKLHGKLDWYEVVETRGFIEGDKCKYYQVHLKIGCHAH; encoded by the coding sequence ATGAGTAATCAAGTCTATCAAATTGTTGAATTGGTAGGGACCTCAGAGGATGGCATAGAGGAAGCAATCAACAATGCAATTGCCAAGGCCGCTAAGTTACATGGTAAATTGGATTGGTATGAAGTAGTAGAAACGCGAGGGTTTATCGAAGGCGATAAATGCAAATATTATCAAGTGCATTTAAAAATTGGCTGCCACGCTCATTAA
- a CDS encoding alpha/beta fold hydrolase, translating to MSQEALVLLPGVLSNHTVWTHQVNHLNDRVHCQVIPLTEHDNMEDLLRMVLTTVRGNFILAGHSMGGWLALELAYAAPERITKLCLLNTSAKGDPPEKSKDRLRMVEAVKQGEFHSVAESIANRYVYNNQIKKDVLSMFLFVGERAFVNQEKALLTRRETVALLPQLTMPTMVIHAQNDQVFPLSSHLELKTKMPNAKLAIVEDSGHMSPMEAPQAVTALMRFWIDYF from the coding sequence ATGAGCCAAGAAGCGCTAGTCCTCTTACCCGGTGTTTTATCAAATCACACTGTTTGGACCCATCAAGTGAACCATCTAAATGATCGGGTACATTGCCAAGTCATTCCTTTAACTGAACACGATAATATGGAAGATTTACTGCGTATGGTTTTGACTACCGTTCGGGGGAATTTTATTTTAGCAGGCCATTCGATGGGTGGATGGCTCGCTTTAGAGTTAGCGTATGCGGCACCAGAACGGATTACAAAATTATGTTTACTGAATACTTCCGCAAAAGGCGACCCGCCCGAAAAAAGCAAGGATAGGCTTAGGATGGTTGAAGCGGTTAAGCAAGGCGAATTTCACTCCGTGGCTGAGAGTATCGCAAACCGGTATGTTTATAATAATCAGATAAAAAAGGATGTTCTATCAATGTTTCTCTTTGTGGGGGAAAGGGCTTTTGTTAATCAGGAAAAAGCGTTGTTAACTCGTCGGGAAACGGTTGCACTACTTCCACAATTAACTATGCCGACGATGGTCATTCATGCGCAAAATGATCAAGTTTTCCCATTATCATCCCATTTAGAATTGAAAACAAAAATGCCGAATGCCAAATTAGCGATAGTTGAAGATTCAGGGCATATGAGCCCGATGGAAGCACCACAAGCGGTGACGGCATTGATGAGATTTTGGATTGATTATTTTTGA
- a CDS encoding tetratricopeptide repeat protein gives MNEWWLLISFIVLGMLALPLALYPLRKTKWLIFIILPVLICILSLAYWRWGAWSSWQAYVHREAAQQQIQAVLQTIKSPAELIERMIARLQAEPNSERGWYLLGRLYASQGQWPEARDAFSKALELKPGNEAARINYAQSLWQLNQQQFNEQIRGILTNLLQKNPDQPDALAMLAMDAFESRNYQLAIDHWQHLLKLAPEHSEEAQLLRKAIAKAQQKLMP, from the coding sequence ATGAATGAATGGTGGTTGTTGATCAGTTTTATTGTTTTAGGAATGCTGGCGTTGCCTCTAGCTTTATATCCTCTGCGTAAGACTAAGTGGCTCATATTTATTATTTTGCCTGTGCTCATTTGCATTTTGTCCCTGGCTTATTGGCGATGGGGAGCTTGGTCAAGTTGGCAGGCTTATGTTCATCGTGAAGCAGCCCAACAACAAATACAAGCGGTATTACAAACCATTAAAAGCCCTGCAGAATTAATCGAGAGAATGATAGCGAGACTACAAGCAGAGCCTAATAGTGAGCGCGGTTGGTATTTATTAGGAAGATTATATGCAAGTCAAGGGCAATGGCCTGAAGCGCGAGATGCTTTTTCCAAGGCCCTTGAGCTAAAGCCAGGCAATGAAGCGGCTAGAATCAATTATGCACAGAGCTTATGGCAATTAAACCAACAACAATTTAATGAGCAGATTAGAGGTATACTTACCAACTTACTGCAAAAAAATCCCGATCAACCGGATGCTTTGGCGATGTTGGCTATGGATGCTTTCGAAAGCAGAAATTATCAATTAGCAATCGACCATTGGCAGCACTTACTCAAACTGGCACCTGAGCATTCTGAAGAAGCCCAATTGTTGCGTAAAGCGATCGCTAAGGCACAACAAAAATTGATGCCTTAA
- a CDS encoding cytochrome c-type biogenesis protein, with translation MKAFFLILSFLVVFPVSANTFYPLETAKQDAQFSHLLKELRCLVCQNQDLADSNAGLAKDLREQVYGMVKEGKSDSEIISYLTARYGDFILFKPPIKPLTALLWFGPSMFLFLGLLIFWHTCLKRTSNE, from the coding sequence ATGAAAGCTTTCTTTTTAATCTTAAGCTTTTTAGTTGTATTTCCAGTATCAGCGAATACGTTCTATCCGTTGGAAACTGCAAAGCAAGATGCCCAATTCTCACATTTACTGAAAGAGTTGCGCTGTTTGGTTTGTCAAAATCAGGATTTAGCAGATTCTAATGCTGGATTGGCTAAAGATTTACGCGAGCAAGTGTATGGCATGGTTAAAGAAGGGAAAAGTGACAGTGAAATTATCAGTTATTTGACTGCCCGTTATGGGGACTTCATTTTATTTAAACCTCCGATAAAGCCTTTGACGGCATTGCTGTGGTTTGGGCCATCAATGTTTTTGTTTTTAGGCCTATTAATTTTTTGGCATACCTGTTTAAAGCGAACGTCTAATGAATGA
- a CDS encoding DsbE family thiol:disulfide interchange protein, translating to MKALRWRLIPLLVFAILVVFLWRGLSLEPRKLPSMQLGKSLPAFQIPALEEGKFFTPEVMKGHVALLNVWASWCEACVEEQVFLMRLAQQAVPIYGLNYKDNTENAQRWLREWGNPYQAVGEDKEGRIAIDLGVYGAPETFLVDQKGIIRYRHIGILNETAWKSDFLPRIKQLQGEA from the coding sequence ATGAAAGCGCTGCGTTGGCGATTAATCCCGTTGTTGGTTTTTGCTATTCTCGTTGTTTTTCTCTGGCGCGGATTATCGTTAGAGCCAAGGAAATTGCCCTCTATGCAATTAGGTAAATCACTACCAGCCTTTCAGATACCTGCATTAGAGGAAGGTAAATTTTTTACACCAGAAGTGATGAAAGGCCATGTGGCTCTGCTCAATGTGTGGGCAAGTTGGTGTGAAGCATGTGTCGAAGAGCAAGTCTTTCTCATGCGGCTTGCACAGCAAGCGGTACCTATTTATGGTTTAAATTACAAAGATAATACAGAAAATGCACAGCGTTGGTTGAGAGAATGGGGAAATCCTTATCAAGCTGTAGGCGAGGATAAAGAAGGGCGAATAGCGATTGATCTAGGAGTCTATGGCGCTCCTGAAACTTTTCTTGTTGATCAGAAAGGCATTATTCGTTATAGACATATTGGTATTTTAAACGAAACTGCTTGGAAGTCTGATTTTTTACCGCGTATTAAACAATTGCAAGGTGAAGCATGA
- a CDS encoding heme lyase CcmF/NrfE family subunit: MIAEIGLFSLILALLFAILLAIIPTVGLWRNKEDWVNAAPLYACGQFIFIALAYCSLTACFLNNDFSVIYVLTNSSLSLPWFYKLCAVWGGHEGSMLLWVAILSFWMVAISFFSSALDQAMRARVLVVLGWLSIGFILFLLTTSNPFIRQFQLLQTQGRDLNPLLQDPGFLFHPPMLYMGYVGFSVAFAFAIAALWVGRVEPVWAKWTRPWTLAAWCCLTAGITLGSWWAYRELGWGGWWFWDPVENASFMPWLVGTALLHSLAVSEQRQQFKAWTMLLAITAFSLSLVGTFLVRSGVLTSVHAFAVDPQRGLYILCFLLIVIGGSLFLFALRAQTLQRRDNPAPISRESALLLNNVFLAVAMLTVLMGTVYPLLIDGLGLGKLSVGAPYFNSVFVPLMIPLLILMGVGVHLNWQRDSLKKIAVKLSWVFFISVMAPLLLLAGLAKSIDAYTLLGLTLAFWIGLSSFKLILVRLKQRGLLNIGQAFWGMMLAHCGVAATVIGIAVSTGYGIQDDVKMAPGDSINLAGFKISFLSESPLVGANYRGSQTKFLISRKGKDTIIYPEKRIYNVGQMAMTESAIDVSPFRDIYVALGEPLDDKAWSVRVYFKPFVRWIWGGGFMILGGGILALTDRRYYKVREKLKANCEQEVAA, translated from the coding sequence ATGATAGCTGAAATTGGCTTATTTTCATTAATACTAGCCCTACTGTTCGCCATACTTCTAGCAATTATTCCAACCGTTGGTTTATGGCGTAATAAAGAAGATTGGGTGAATGCCGCTCCTCTTTATGCTTGCGGCCAATTCATTTTTATTGCCCTGGCTTATTGCTCTCTTACGGCGTGTTTTCTTAACAACGATTTCTCTGTGATCTACGTATTAACTAATTCCAGTCTTTCATTGCCGTGGTTCTATAAACTTTGTGCGGTTTGGGGTGGGCATGAGGGATCAATGTTACTGTGGGTTGCGATTTTAAGTTTTTGGATGGTTGCCATAAGTTTTTTTAGTTCTGCTTTAGATCAGGCGATGCGAGCTAGGGTTTTGGTAGTTTTGGGATGGCTTAGTATTGGATTTATTCTTTTCCTTCTTACAACATCAAATCCGTTTATTCGGCAGTTTCAATTATTGCAGACACAAGGGCGCGATCTAAATCCGCTTTTACAAGATCCTGGGTTTTTATTTCATCCTCCGATGCTTTATATGGGGTATGTAGGTTTTTCCGTTGCATTTGCTTTTGCTATTGCAGCACTTTGGGTAGGAAGGGTTGAGCCGGTTTGGGCAAAATGGACTAGACCCTGGACTTTAGCCGCGTGGTGTTGCTTAACAGCGGGCATCACACTGGGGAGCTGGTGGGCTTATCGCGAATTAGGTTGGGGCGGCTGGTGGTTTTGGGATCCGGTTGAAAATGCGTCCTTTATGCCCTGGTTAGTTGGTACTGCCTTATTGCATTCGCTTGCAGTGAGTGAGCAGCGACAGCAATTTAAAGCCTGGACTATGTTGTTGGCTATTACTGCTTTTTCTTTAAGCCTAGTGGGTACATTTTTAGTGCGCTCGGGAGTGTTGACATCTGTCCATGCTTTCGCTGTTGATCCGCAACGTGGGCTTTATATTCTTTGTTTCCTCTTAATAGTCATTGGAGGGTCGTTATTTCTATTTGCTTTACGTGCACAGACCCTTCAGCGGCGTGATAATCCTGCTCCGATTTCTCGCGAAAGTGCGCTGCTTTTGAATAATGTTTTTTTGGCAGTTGCTATGTTGACGGTGCTGATGGGTACAGTTTATCCGTTGCTTATTGATGGGTTGGGCTTAGGTAAATTATCGGTAGGAGCACCTTATTTTAATTCTGTTTTTGTACCACTCATGATTCCTTTACTGATTTTAATGGGTGTAGGCGTGCATTTAAATTGGCAACGCGACAGTTTGAAAAAAATAGCCGTTAAACTAAGCTGGGTATTTTTTATTAGTGTCATGGCTCCCTTATTGTTGTTAGCTGGTTTAGCTAAATCAATCGATGCTTATACCTTACTTGGTTTAACGCTGGCATTCTGGATAGGGTTAAGCAGTTTCAAATTGATACTTGTTCGTTTAAAACAGCGTGGATTGTTGAATATCGGACAAGCATTCTGGGGTATGATGCTTGCCCATTGCGGCGTTGCTGCCACAGTAATCGGCATTGCTGTTTCGACAGGTTATGGTATTCAAGATGATGTTAAAATGGCGCCTGGGGATTCCATTAACCTTGCTGGGTTTAAAATATCATTTTTGAGTGAATCACCATTAGTTGGTGCTAATTATCGCGGTTCGCAAACCAAATTCTTAATTAGCCGAAAAGGGAAAGACACAATCATTTACCCAGAAAAGAGAATTTATAATGTGGGTCAAATGGCAATGACGGAATCGGCGATTGATGTGAGTCCATTTCGCGATATTTATGTTGCCCTTGGCGAACCACTTGATGATAAGGCTTGGTCAGTACGTGTGTATTTTAAACCCTTCGTCCGTTGGATTTGGGGTGGAGGTTTTATGATTTTGGGCGGAGGTATATTGGCTTTGACGGATAGGCGATATTATAAAGTGCGTGAAAAGTTAAAGGCCAACTGCGAACAAGAGGTGGCTGCATGA
- the ccmE gene encoding cytochrome c maturation protein CcmE, which translates to MSPVRKRKILVLLFILSILALVSGLVLYALRQNINLFYTPTQVAKGEASPQHTIRLGGMVEKNSVVRGGADGLSVEFRLTDFNQTVTVSYHGILPDLFREGQGIVALGKLSDNRHFIAEEVLAKHDANYMPPEVKDTLAKGAQPGVKKSA; encoded by the coding sequence ATGAGCCCTGTCCGTAAACGAAAAATACTGGTGTTATTGTTTATCCTGTCTATCCTTGCGTTGGTGAGCGGTCTTGTCCTCTATGCGTTACGGCAAAATATCAATCTATTTTATACTCCGACCCAGGTTGCGAAAGGAGAAGCATCACCTCAGCATACTATCCGCTTAGGTGGAATGGTTGAGAAAAACAGTGTGGTACGTGGGGGAGCAGATGGTTTGTCAGTGGAGTTTAGGCTAACTGATTTTAATCAAACAGTAACCGTAAGCTACCATGGCATTTTGCCTGATTTGTTTCGTGAAGGACAGGGTATTGTGGCGTTAGGTAAGTTAAGTGACAATCGTCACTTCATTGCCGAAGAGGTACTCGCAAAGCATGATGCCAACTATATGCCCCCTGAGGTCAAAGATACTTTGGCAAAAGGAGCACAACCTGGAGTAAAGAAAAGCGCATGA
- the ccmD gene encoding heme exporter protein CcmD, translating to MNQLQQCLAMGGYGPYVWPAYGLACIVLLMNFLSIRLQRQRTRRSLQQWFKRQ from the coding sequence ATGAATCAACTTCAACAATGTTTAGCGATGGGAGGATATGGTCCATATGTTTGGCCTGCTTATGGGTTGGCGTGCATCGTATTGCTGATGAATTTTCTAAGTATTCGATTGCAGCGGCAACGGACGCGAAGAAGTTTACAGCAATGGTTTAAGAGACAATAA
- the ccmC gene encoding heme ABC transporter permease CcmC — protein sequence MWNFLYQMASPKAFYRLTKPWLAWLGFSALVFLIIGITWGLFFAPPDYQQGDAFRIIYIHVPSAFLSMAIYGWMGFLAVLLLVWGIKMAGMMLGIAAQLGASMAFLALLTGSIWGKPMWGTWWVWDARLTSELILLLLYLAILATKGAFQSKEQGDKIVAILTLVGLIDLPIIHYSVYWWNSLHQGATLSVFAKPKIASAMLYPLLLTLLGFSLYCAWVILHKARSEVLNRERRQNWVKDIVERGEL from the coding sequence ATGTGGAATTTTTTATATCAAATGGCTTCGCCAAAGGCGTTTTATCGATTAACAAAACCTTGGCTTGCTTGGTTGGGTTTCAGTGCCTTGGTTTTTCTTATTATCGGTATAACTTGGGGTTTATTTTTTGCTCCGCCTGATTATCAGCAAGGAGATGCTTTTCGTATCATTTATATACATGTTCCTAGCGCTTTTTTATCTATGGCAATTTATGGTTGGATGGGTTTTCTTGCTGTTCTCTTGTTAGTTTGGGGCATTAAAATGGCCGGGATGATGCTTGGGATTGCCGCCCAGTTGGGCGCCTCCATGGCTTTTCTCGCATTACTTACAGGGAGTATTTGGGGTAAGCCGATGTGGGGGACTTGGTGGGTTTGGGATGCGCGGTTGACCTCTGAGCTTATCTTACTTCTTTTGTATCTAGCCATATTAGCAACCAAAGGTGCTTTTCAGAGCAAAGAACAAGGCGATAAGATTGTTGCGATCTTAACATTGGTTGGATTAATTGATTTACCGATCATTCATTATTCAGTGTATTGGTGGAATTCTCTTCATCAAGGTGCAACGCTTTCTGTTTTTGCTAAGCCTAAAATCGCAAGCGCAATGTTATATCCATTGTTGTTAACCTTACTCGGGTTTTCCCTTTACTGTGCCTGGGTTATATTGCATAAAGCACGAAGCGAAGTACTCAATCGCGAGCGCAGGCAAAATTGGGTCAAGGATATCGTTGAAAGAGGGGAGCTATGA
- the ccmB gene encoding heme exporter protein CcmB encodes MSMTTLFLRQFRREFLLHIRQPKLLLHSSLFFLMVTIFFPLTMPPETSILRSVSPGLIWIAMLLSMLLTSVGLFQQDYEDGIIEQWLISSYPLSLIVAGKLVVHWLINLLPMLIFCPLLALLFSFTWQETGVLILSLIAGTPAILFLCGLAAAFSSGMQQKGVLMALVLLPLTIPVMIFGSGTLTTAMQGLAVSGYLSMLLALSLLAVGFLPFAIAAVIRISLVD; translated from the coding sequence ATGAGTATGACTACTCTTTTTCTGCGGCAATTTCGTCGAGAATTTTTATTACATATTCGTCAACCAAAATTGTTATTGCATTCTTCTTTATTTTTTCTAATGGTTACTATTTTTTTTCCTTTGACTATGCCCCCTGAAACTTCTATTTTGCGCTCAGTTTCACCAGGACTAATTTGGATCGCAATGTTGCTATCGATGTTATTGACCTCGGTTGGGCTTTTTCAGCAAGATTACGAAGATGGCATCATTGAGCAATGGCTAATTTCAAGCTATCCCCTGAGTTTGATTGTCGCTGGAAAGCTCGTTGTGCATTGGTTAATTAATTTACTACCCATGTTGATTTTTTGTCCATTACTTGCATTATTATTTAGCTTTACTTGGCAAGAAACAGGGGTTTTAATACTTAGTTTAATTGCCGGCACACCCGCGATTCTTTTTTTATGTGGGCTTGCAGCTGCTTTTAGTTCGGGCATGCAACAAAAAGGTGTACTCATGGCTTTAGTACTATTGCCCTTAACCATACCTGTTATGATTTTTGGTAGTGGTACTTTAACGACAGCAATGCAGGGTTTAGCCGTTTCTGGTTATCTGTCGATGTTGCTTGCATTATCCCTTCTTGCAGTTGGTTTTTTACCTTTTGCAATTGCCGCAGTGATTCGAATAAGCTTAGTGGATTAA
- the ccmA gene encoding cytochrome c biogenesis heme-transporting ATPase CcmA, with translation MLDVQVLSFDYQDKPVLDKVQFSLAPGQLLHLKGANGAGKTTLFKLLAGLFKPNEGEIFYEGQSIYRDLVSYQRKLCFVGHRTGLNPLLTVKENCYFDMHWGRRNVHLEDLLVHFGLQGLDEEPCYLLSAGQRRRVGLLRLMMTDAKLWLLDEPLIALDTTAIQTLITCLGNHLGKGGQVILTSHQTLPFPQPYQEYSL, from the coding sequence ATGCTCGATGTGCAAGTCCTATCGTTTGATTATCAAGATAAACCCGTGTTGGATAAGGTACAATTTTCATTAGCCCCAGGGCAGCTCTTGCATTTAAAAGGGGCCAATGGTGCTGGGAAAACCACTTTATTTAAGCTATTGGCTGGTCTTTTTAAGCCCAATGAAGGTGAAATTTTTTATGAAGGCCAATCAATTTATCGAGATCTGGTTTCTTACCAACGCAAACTTTGTTTTGTAGGCCATAGAACTGGTTTGAATCCTCTTCTTACTGTAAAAGAGAATTGTTATTTCGATATGCATTGGGGGCGGCGCAATGTTCATCTTGAAGATTTGCTCGTGCATTTTGGGTTACAAGGCTTGGATGAAGAGCCTTGCTATTTGCTTTCTGCCGGACAGCGTCGGCGCGTTGGCTTATTAAGATTAATGATGACTGATGCAAAGCTATGGCTGTTGGATGAGCCGCTCATTGCCTTGGATACAACCGCCATTCAAACTTTAATAACTTGTCTTGGAAATCACCTTGGAAAGGGGGGGCAAGTGATTTTGACTTCTCATCAAACATTACCTTTTCCTCAGCCTTATCAGGAGTATTCATTGTGA
- a CDS encoding AarF/UbiB family protein: protein MTIVLDSTNIADNPWIWIHLESCRQSYGEDIWYAGNTFNFSGKEYKFGQTIFVRERKHGGYAYEMLSSDCLGSGAFGAVFKISCTISQGKDNRGFQALDKNRVVKFESEYYARREYGAGKYALHLHMKKPIKGRLVMRNLGEKSFAEIESLLTDPHKKLALTKELLKAYEEQLIKQQLEHGDLHSRNILVKVNPDKNNPFEVNIIDFGLAVHIKNGRQSVYLLDFYDYVVPLITRIWKTPETPNMIRKFLAGNHQFNEFVALFDKVVLSPCKHSQKSLDQLLAFLEKLTISQPRLSEELKKQVLAAVEQSTSTDMQPLQEVVARCRATLHADRIEEPSFPVVVFDNNKERQLLFNQIEEYYHKLEKKGECLCSTSQQEEGKQLCVIVSQLRKKTWEAIDPHNNHGRVQLLECRDFCKSLLEGNKHLLDIRRNNNYIWAEVGVILGSLIVLYPIALGINYLVTRRLGFFTETESAKGAKRLDKDFEALEAALACQG from the coding sequence ATGACGATCGTTTTAGATTCAACAAATATCGCTGACAATCCTTGGATATGGATCCATCTTGAGTCATGCCGTCAAAGTTATGGTGAGGATATTTGGTACGCAGGGAATACATTTAACTTTAGCGGCAAAGAATACAAATTCGGGCAAACCATTTTTGTTAGAGAAAGAAAGCATGGTGGATATGCCTACGAAATGTTGTCATCTGATTGTCTTGGCAGCGGAGCTTTTGGTGCTGTTTTCAAAATTTCTTGTACGATCAGCCAAGGGAAGGACAATAGGGGATTCCAAGCATTAGACAAAAATAGGGTCGTGAAATTTGAATCGGAATATTATGCCAGAAGGGAATATGGTGCAGGGAAATATGCTTTGCATTTACACATGAAAAAGCCTATTAAAGGCCGTCTTGTCATGAGAAATCTTGGTGAAAAATCATTTGCAGAAATAGAGAGTCTACTTACTGATCCTCATAAAAAATTGGCGTTAACTAAAGAGTTATTAAAAGCCTATGAAGAACAATTGATTAAACAACAATTGGAGCATGGAGACTTACATTCAAGAAATATTCTTGTCAAAGTTAATCCTGACAAAAACAACCCATTTGAAGTCAATATTATTGATTTTGGTTTAGCGGTACATATTAAAAATGGACGGCAATCTGTCTACTTATTAGACTTTTATGATTATGTAGTTCCTCTTATTACAAGGATATGGAAGACACCAGAAACACCTAATATGATAAGGAAGTTTTTAGCAGGCAATCATCAATTTAATGAATTTGTTGCGCTTTTTGATAAGGTCGTTCTGTCTCCTTGTAAACATAGCCAAAAATCACTTGATCAGTTACTCGCCTTTCTTGAAAAACTGACTATTTCTCAACCGCGATTAAGTGAAGAATTAAAAAAACAGGTACTAGCAGCTGTGGAGCAATCCACTTCTACTGATATGCAGCCTTTGCAAGAAGTTGTAGCACGGTGTAGAGCGACTTTACATGCTGACAGGATTGAAGAACCCAGTTTTCCTGTTGTAGTCTTTGATAATAATAAAGAAAGACAACTGTTATTTAATCAAATAGAAGAGTACTACCATAAGCTTGAAAAGAAAGGGGAATGTCTTTGTTCAACGTCTCAACAAGAAGAAGGTAAACAACTTTGTGTGATTGTAAGTCAACTCCGAAAGAAAACTTGGGAAGCGATCGATCCTCACAATAACCATGGAAGAGTTCAGCTTCTTGAGTGTCGAGATTTTTGTAAGTCTTTATTAGAAGGGAATAAACATCTTTTAGACATCCGCCGAAATAACAACTATATATGGGCAGAAGTGGGTGTAATATTAGGTTCATTAATTGTTCTTTACCCCATCGCTTTAGGAATCAATTATCTTGTTACCCGCAGGTTGGGCTTTTTTACTGAAACAGAGAGTGCAAAAGGTGCAAAAAGACTCGATAAAGATTTTGAAGCATTAGAAGCTGCACTAGCTTGTCAAGGATAA
- a CDS encoding efflux transporter outer membrane subunit, whose protein sequence is MRLTSSSWKKRYKAIFASILLGVLAGCVNYIGITSNKKIAPPSQFQTTKSIPNQKGKWPASDWAKQFGDPQLITLINEALANNPNLQVANARIGQARSLVQQSAAALYPHGNFSGIAARTRLSSHNLFIPPISNSVFNQTAFLTKASYNLDIWGKNRSKLRQAISEEKASETEEQEARLTIATSVASTYNQLAYYYDLRDVLRRTVVQREALETISKVRLQTGLDTRVQLYQARNTSATARTQLVQVEGQITLTRQQLGTLLGVGPDRGLTIKRPHLGHTQTPALPPNLPLNLLGRRPDIVSARWQVEAACQGINYTKALFYPNINLLAGFAFLSVKLSHIEVRANSEFVGPAITLPLFDGGALRGKLREQYAIYEEAVGQYNTTLNNALSDVATSLTNILAVDKQLKVQQEALDTAERAYNLARYQYRVGLASQLVVLDAETRYLAEQQTRLQLILNRRNLQVALIKALGGGFDARMIECCRATNKTIK, encoded by the coding sequence ATGAGGTTAACTTCGAGCAGCTGGAAAAAGCGTTATAAAGCAATCTTTGCTTCGATACTCCTTGGGGTGCTTGCAGGTTGTGTTAACTACATTGGGATCACGAGCAATAAAAAAATAGCCCCACCCTCTCAGTTTCAAACCACAAAGAGTATACCAAACCAAAAAGGGAAGTGGCCCGCCTCGGATTGGGCAAAACAGTTCGGCGATCCGCAATTGATTACCTTAATTAACGAAGCCTTAGCGAATAATCCAAATTTACAAGTTGCAAACGCACGCATCGGACAGGCTAGGTCATTGGTACAGCAAAGTGCTGCAGCCTTATACCCGCATGGCAATTTTTCCGGAATAGCGGCTCGCACCCGCCTTTCTTCTCATAACCTGTTTATACCGCCAATAAGCAATTCAGTTTTTAATCAAACTGCATTTCTCACTAAAGCAAGTTATAACTTGGATATTTGGGGGAAAAATCGCTCAAAACTAAGGCAAGCCATTTCTGAAGAGAAGGCAAGTGAAACTGAGGAGCAAGAAGCTCGATTAACCATTGCTACTTCAGTTGCATCTACCTACAATCAACTAGCTTATTACTATGATTTGCGTGATGTATTAAGGCGAACGGTAGTGCAACGTGAAGCTTTGGAGACAATTTCTAAAGTTCGTCTACAGACTGGGTTAGATACTCGCGTGCAGCTTTATCAAGCCCGTAATACTTCCGCAACTGCACGCACTCAATTAGTCCAAGTTGAAGGGCAAATAACTTTAACCAGACAGCAGCTTGGTACCTTGCTTGGCGTAGGCCCTGACCGAGGTCTAACGATAAAGCGACCGCATTTAGGGCATACCCAAACACCAGCCCTTCCACCTAATCTACCCTTAAATCTTTTAGGACGAAGGCCAGATATTGTGAGCGCTCGATGGCAAGTGGAAGCGGCTTGTCAAGGTATAAACTATACAAAAGCGTTGTTCTACCCCAATATCAATTTATTAGCAGGCTTTGCTTTCCTCTCTGTGAAACTCAGCCATATCGAAGTCAGAGCAAATAGTGAATTTGTAGGACCTGCTATTACGTTGCCGCTTTTTGATGGCGGTGCGCTTCGTGGTAAATTACGAGAGCAATATGCCATTTATGAAGAAGCTGTAGGGCAATACAACACAACACTGAATAACGCACTATCGGATGTCGCAACTTCACTGACTAACATTTTAGCCGTTGACAAACAACTTAAGGTTCAGCAAGAGGCACTCGATACAGCAGAGCGCGCTTATAATTTGGCCCGATATCAATACCGGGTTGGCCTTGCCTCCCAATTAGTCGTGCTTGATGCTGAAACTCGTTACCTTGCAGAGCAGCAAACTCGTTTACAACTTATTTTAAATCGACGCAACCTCCAAGTTGCTTTAATTAAAGCGCTCGGAGGCGGGTTTGATGCTCGAATGATCGAATGTTGTCGTGCTACAAACAAAACAATAAAGTGA